The following coding sequences are from one Vulpes vulpes isolate BD-2025 chromosome 12, VulVul3, whole genome shotgun sequence window:
- the OR6M1 gene encoding olfactory receptor 6M1, with amino-acid sequence MGNWSTVTEFTLIAFPVLLELRIFLFVVLLLTYTLTATGNIIIIFLIWTDNRLQTPMYIFLSNLSCLDILYTTVITPKLLACLLGEKKTISFAGCITQTYFYFFLGTVEFILLAVMSFDRYVAICNPLRYTTIMNSRACLLLVLGCWVGAFLSVLVPTIVVTRLPYCRKEINHFFCDIAPLLQVACVDTYLIEQINFLLSALVILSSLAFTAGSYTYIISTILRIPSAQGRQKAFSTCASHITVVSIAYGSNIFVYVRPSQNYSLDFDKVAAVLITVVTPLLNPFIYSLRNEKVKEVLRETMNRIMSLILRKT; translated from the coding sequence ATGGGGAATTGGAGCACAGTGACCGAATTTACCCTAATTGCCTTCCCTGTTCTCTTAGAGCTTCGAATCTTCCTCTTTGTGGTTCTTTTGCTGACTTACACACTAACAGCAACAGGAAACATTATCATTATCTTCCTAATATGGACTGATAATCGCCTGCAAACTCCAATGTACATTTTCCTCAGTAATTTGTCCTgtctagatattttatataccACGGTCATTACCCCAAAGTTGCTAGCCTGCCTCCTTGGAGAGAAGAAAACCATATCCTTTGCTGGCTGCATCACTCAAACgtatttctacttctttctggGGACAGTGGAGTTTATCCTCTTGGCGGTGATGTCCTTTGACCGCTACGTGGCCATCTGTAACCCCCTGCGCTACACCACCATCATGAACAGCAGGGCCTGCCTCCTGCTGGTTCTGGGCTGCTGGGTGGGAGCCTTCCTCTCCGTGTTGGTACCAACCATTGTAGTGACAAGGCTGCCTTATTGTAGGAaagaaattaatcattttttctgTGACATTGCCCCTCTTCTGCAAGTGGCCTGTGTAGACACTTACCTCATTGAGCAGATAAACTTCCTTCTATCTGCCCTCGTCATCCTGAGCTCCCTAGCATTCACAGCTGGGTCCTACACCTACATCATCTCTACCATCCTGCGCATTCCCTCAGCCCAAGGCCGCCAGAAAGCTTTTTCTACCTGCGCTTCTCACATTACGGTTGTGTCCATTGCTTATGGGAGCAACATCTTTGTGTATGTGAGACCCAGTCAGAACTATTCCCTGGATTTTGACAAGGTAGCTGCTGTCCTCATTACAGTGGTGACCCCTCTTCTGAACCCTTTTATTTATAGcttaagaaatgaaaaggtgAAAGAAGTGTTGAGAGAGACAATGAACAGAATCATGTCCTTGATACTAAGGAAAACTTGA